The proteins below are encoded in one region of Pelagibacterium flavum:
- a CDS encoding cytochrome c1 produces the protein MFKKTILGVLAVAAFALGSASVQAAEEYAHTDQQDWSFAGVFGTYDQNQLRRGFQVYREVCSSCHALEYIAFRNLAEEGGPHYSEDQVRALAAEYTIADEMAEGGEREGVPADRWPDPFPSEQIAAEANGGKAPPDLSLMAKARGIHMDFPWWVFNYFTAYQEAGADYIYNLLTSYEEAPEGVEVAPGLSYNEYFPGHFIAMAPPLSDGIVSYSDEATPETVEQYSRDVAAFLQWTADPHMVSRKSTGFVVILFLIGLSILMYLVKRRIWRDVH, from the coding sequence ATGTTTAAAAAGACGATCCTTGGCGTACTCGCCGTTGCGGCATTTGCGCTTGGTAGCGCCAGCGTGCAGGCCGCTGAAGAATATGCGCACACCGACCAGCAGGACTGGAGTTTTGCCGGTGTGTTCGGCACTTATGACCAGAACCAGCTTCGCCGCGGTTTCCAGGTTTACCGCGAAGTCTGTTCGAGCTGTCACGCCCTGGAATATATCGCCTTCCGCAACCTCGCCGAAGAGGGTGGGCCCCATTACAGCGAAGATCAGGTTCGGGCGCTGGCCGCTGAATATACAATCGCCGACGAAATGGCGGAAGGCGGAGAGCGCGAGGGTGTGCCGGCAGACCGTTGGCCCGATCCGTTCCCGTCCGAGCAGATTGCTGCCGAGGCCAATGGTGGCAAGGCGCCGCCCGACCTTTCGCTGATGGCGAAAGCACGCGGCATCCACATGGACTTCCCCTGGTGGGTGTTCAACTACTTCACCGCCTATCAGGAGGCTGGTGCGGACTATATCTACAATCTGCTCACCAGCTATGAGGAAGCGCCCGAGGGCGTCGAGGTCGCCCCGGGCCTGAGCTATAACGAGTATTTCCCGGGCCATTTCATCGCAATGGCGCCGCCGCTTTCGGACGGCATCGTCTCCTATTCCGATGAGGCGACACCGGAAACGGTTGAGCAGTATTCCAGGGACGTTGCGGCATTTCTCCAGTGGACCGCCGATCCGCACATGGTCTCGCGCAAGTCGACAGGGTTTGTGGTGATCCTGTTCCTTATCGGTCTGTCGATCCTGATGTATCTGGTCAAGCGCCGTATCTGGCGCGACGTCCACTAA
- a CDS encoding adenine phosphoribosyltransferase — translation MAIDLKALVRSIPDYPKPGIIFRDITSLIEDSAGFSESCERLAAAHRGVGITKVAGIEARGFIFGAGVAIALGVGFVPVRKAGKLPGETIGQNYALEYGVDTIEVHADAVGGNDHVLLIDDLIATGGTAIAAVSLLRRTGAKVEHAGFVIDLPDIGGAGKLRAHGVAVEALMTFKGH, via the coding sequence ATGGCCATCGACCTCAAGGCGCTCGTGCGCTCGATTCCCGACTATCCCAAGCCGGGCATCATTTTCCGCGACATCACTTCGTTGATCGAAGATTCGGCCGGGTTCAGCGAAAGCTGCGAGCGGTTGGCGGCGGCTCATCGCGGCGTCGGCATCACGAAGGTTGCGGGCATTGAAGCGCGGGGCTTTATTTTCGGAGCCGGCGTGGCGATAGCGCTCGGTGTCGGGTTCGTTCCCGTGCGCAAAGCCGGCAAGCTGCCCGGTGAGACGATCGGGCAGAACTACGCGCTCGAATATGGGGTGGACACCATTGAGGTCCATGCCGATGCGGTCGGCGGCAACGACCACGTATTGTTGATCGATGATCTGATCGCCACTGGCGGAACGGCGATCGCTGCGGTCTCGTTGCTGCGGCGTACCGGCGCCAAGGTCGAGCATGCCGGGTTCGTCATCGATCTGCCCGATATCGGTGGCGCCGGCAAGTTGCGGGCGCACGGGGTGGCGGTCGAAGCCCTTATGACATTCAAGGGGCACTGA
- a CDS encoding SDR family oxidoreductase has protein sequence MYALTGATGQLGRIVIAALKDKGLSDQTVALVRDPSKGADLGVSVRLFDYDKPQSLEPALENVEKLLLISGSEVGKRVPQHKAVIAAAVRAGVKHIIYASLLHADTSEILLAPDHRETEAALKASGLDYTILRNSWYTENYTGNLGAALAHGAIIGSAAEGKLNTASRADLTQAAANVLASDGHVGKIYELGNDEPYTLSDLAAEVSRQSGKPIVYTNLPKAEYAKILEGVGLPAPVADMIADSDEKAAAGAFAENSGSLGKLLGRPTQTLQQAVAEALQ, from the coding sequence ATGTACGCACTAACCGGAGCCACCGGCCAGCTTGGCCGCATCGTCATTGCAGCGCTCAAGGACAAGGGACTGAGCGACCAGACAGTCGCGCTGGTGCGTGACCCGTCCAAGGGCGCCGACCTGGGTGTTTCCGTGCGCCTGTTCGACTATGACAAACCCCAATCCCTCGAACCTGCGCTCGAAAACGTCGAAAAGCTCTTGTTGATCTCGGGCAGCGAAGTCGGCAAGCGCGTGCCCCAGCACAAGGCCGTCATAGCGGCTGCCGTTCGCGCGGGGGTCAAGCACATCATCTATGCGAGTCTTTTGCACGCCGACACATCCGAAATTCTTCTGGCCCCAGACCACAGGGAAACTGAGGCAGCTCTCAAGGCATCGGGCCTCGATTACACGATCCTGCGCAATTCCTGGTACACCGAAAATTATACCGGCAATCTGGGCGCTGCGCTGGCACACGGCGCCATCATAGGCTCAGCCGCCGAGGGCAAGCTCAATACCGCCAGCCGAGCCGATCTGACACAGGCAGCCGCCAATGTCCTCGCCTCGGATGGACATGTGGGCAAGATCTACGAACTGGGCAACGATGAGCCCTATACGCTTTCAGACCTTGCCGCAGAGGTTTCGCGCCAGTCCGGAAAGCCGATTGTCTATACCAACCTGCCCAAGGCTGAATACGCAAAGATCCTCGAAGGGGTCGGCCTGCCGGCGCCTGTTGCAGATATGATTGCCGACAGTGACGAGAAAGCCGCCGCTGGTGCTTTTGCGGAAAACAGCGGATCGTTGGGCAAGCTGCTTGGCCGCCCGACCCAGACCTTGCAACAGGCCGTCGCCGAAGCGCTCCAGTAA
- a CDS encoding winged helix-turn-helix transcriptional regulator, with product MKMVVKDNSLTKGPLANAMERGHLFAEACPSREVLKHLTSRWGVLVLIALLDGTHRFSELRRKVGGVSERMLAQTLQWLEDDGMVDRRAYPVVPPHVEYSLTPLGREAAEKVGGLADWIETNMPRIGAVWEERRAG from the coding sequence ATGAAGATGGTCGTCAAGGACAATTCGCTCACCAAGGGCCCGTTGGCGAATGCGATGGAGCGGGGGCATCTGTTTGCCGAAGCCTGTCCCTCACGCGAAGTGCTCAAACATCTCACCAGCCGGTGGGGCGTTCTGGTGCTGATCGCGCTTCTGGACGGAACCCACAGATTCTCCGAACTGCGCCGGAAGGTCGGCGGGGTGAGCGAGCGCATGCTGGCTCAGACCCTGCAATGGCTTGAAGATGACGGCATGGTCGATCGCCGCGCCTATCCGGTCGTTCCGCCACATGTCGAATACAGCCTGACGCCCTTGGGACGAGAGGCCGCCGAAAAGGTGGGCGGCCTGGCCGACTGGATCGAGACCAACATGCCGAGGATTGGCGCCGTCTGGGAGGAAAGGCGGGCCGGCTGA
- a CDS encoding DUF423 domain-containing protein produces the protein MSPLERTAIALAGLLGATGIMAAAASSHAGAALLGPYSLIALSHAPAILALALAPLPRIFNWALIVLAVGAVLFCADLAVRHFAGASPLPLLAPIGGMTLIAGWLLVLVGGLFGRRG, from the coding sequence ATGAGCCCGCTCGAGCGCACGGCCATCGCCCTTGCGGGCCTGCTCGGCGCGACCGGAATTATGGCTGCTGCAGCGTCCTCCCACGCCGGCGCGGCGCTGCTCGGCCCCTATTCGCTGATTGCGCTGAGCCACGCCCCGGCCATTCTCGCTTTGGCGCTGGCCCCGCTGCCCAGGATATTCAACTGGGCCCTGATTGTCCTCGCGGTGGGCGCGGTACTGTTTTGCGCCGATCTGGCGGTGCGCCATTTCGCCGGTGCATCGCCACTGCCTCTGCTCGCCCCTATCGGCGGCATGACACTGATCGCGGGATGGCTCCTGGTTCTCGTCGGCGGGCTGTTCGGGCGACGCGGTTGA
- a CDS encoding MaoC/PaaZ C-terminal domain-containing protein encodes MTRWFEDVQVDLPFDLGSHDFTAEEIIRFGKLYDPQYFHVDADAAARSHFGGLVASGWYTVSVGHRLMVDRLVAEEDVVRAEGGEPGVSGPSPGVNRMDFKAPVRPGDTVRFTLTVTGKRPSNSIPGWGLLFNLLEAYNQHGELVYSADLVGFSKRRDYRMPLKVRAVMALAKVPGLKTLVRR; translated from the coding sequence ATGACCCGCTGGTTTGAGGACGTTCAGGTCGATCTGCCGTTCGATCTGGGCAGTCATGATTTCACGGCCGAGGAAATTATCCGCTTCGGCAAACTCTACGATCCGCAATATTTCCACGTCGATGCCGATGCCGCAGCTCGTTCCCATTTCGGCGGACTGGTTGCGTCGGGCTGGTACACGGTCAGCGTCGGGCACCGCCTGATGGTCGATCGCCTTGTGGCCGAAGAGGACGTGGTGCGCGCCGAAGGAGGCGAGCCGGGCGTGTCCGGCCCATCGCCCGGCGTCAACCGCATGGATTTCAAGGCACCCGTACGACCGGGGGATACGGTCCGTTTTACCCTCACGGTCACCGGAAAACGCCCCTCGAACTCCATTCCCGGCTGGGGCCTGCTGTTCAACCTGCTCGAGGCGTACAATCAGCATGGCGAACTTGTATATTCGGCCGATCTTGTGGGTTTTTCCAAACGGCGCGACTACCGGATGCCGCTGAAAGTACGGGCGGTGATGGCTCTGGCAAAGGTGCCGGGCCTCAAGACGCTGGTGCGCCGATGA
- a CDS encoding MaoC family dehydratase: MTNTITKDRRHFEDLTVGETISLGPRTVSKADIIEFATEFDPFPFHLDEKAAKESLLGGLAASGWQTGALSLRMLVDAFLSKIASMGGLGFTDLKWKRPLMKGDTLSGTATVTSLRRSASHANMGIITIGFDMRNQKNQQVMTLNLTNLVEVRDPSAPTHEAAQ; the protein is encoded by the coding sequence GTGACCAATACGATAACCAAAGATCGGCGCCATTTCGAGGATCTGACGGTCGGCGAGACCATTTCCCTTGGGCCGCGCACCGTGAGTAAGGCCGACATCATCGAATTTGCCACCGAGTTCGATCCCTTCCCCTTCCACCTCGATGAAAAGGCGGCCAAGGAAAGCCTGCTGGGCGGGCTGGCCGCGAGCGGCTGGCAAACAGGCGCGCTGTCGCTGCGCATGCTGGTTGACGCGTTCCTCTCCAAGATCGCCTCGATGGGCGGGCTCGGCTTTACCGACCTCAAATGGAAACGGCCGCTGATGAAGGGCGACACGCTGTCGGGCACTGCGACGGTCACCTCCCTCCGCCGCTCGGCCAGCCACGCCAATATGGGCATCATCACGATCGGCTTCGACATGCGTAACCAGAAGAACCAGCAGGTGATGACCCTCAACCTCACCAATCTCGTCGAGGTGCGAGATCCATCCGCCCCCACGCACGAGGCCGCTCAATGA
- a CDS encoding ABC transporter ATP-binding protein, with protein MKIDLALVAPPLKAILGQYLRTAKLILAVVVVLTVLGTLTTIAAPFVFSRLIDQLDPANFAQGLIWGFMAYAILMGAAFTIQRMSSFLTFMTSESLNFVTSTAFFERLAGKASAFFLDHNPVEIETAQHRGLEALNIVVQFSLAALLPGGLQVILSLVMLGTVLSPDIALIVVVYGIAYIALVARATRRTRAHLDEAIEHSQASSRFIGNAISSMDTLRQFSSARWMIGQFTTRQHSAHEAWRRYAMTHVRYALLFGLALAGQFALTLWLLVPRVAQGSLTVGDLVLFNSLLLQLNMPFQMMGQAIQQMAQSYSKFLPFARMWQAQAHDDFERAGDFTLTDGTVTFADVGYLYPNGRGVQGASFVARRGTITYITGDTGSGKSTLFKLLLKSMSAQLGTITVDGVPIDAVSRADWFAHVAAVPQDVVLLNDTLATNIVLGRTRDAARLRRAAERAAVLGFIEGLEDGFETVVGERGLKLSGGERQRIAIARALYADPAIVLLDEASSALDADTEREIMDQLRLICDQVTIIAITHRLSVIASQDSVVAIGAVEP; from the coding sequence ATGAAAATCGATCTGGCTCTGGTCGCTCCTCCACTCAAGGCCATCCTCGGGCAATATCTGCGCACGGCCAAGCTGATCCTGGCGGTCGTGGTGGTCCTCACGGTCCTGGGCACGCTGACCACCATTGCTGCGCCCTTCGTCTTCTCCCGCCTGATCGATCAGCTCGATCCCGCCAATTTTGCACAGGGCCTGATCTGGGGGTTCATGGCCTATGCGATCTTGATGGGGGCCGCGTTCACCATCCAGCGCATGTCGAGCTTTCTGACTTTCATGACGTCCGAGAGCCTGAACTTCGTCACCTCGACAGCATTTTTCGAGCGCCTCGCCGGCAAAGCGTCCGCGTTCTTTCTCGATCACAACCCGGTCGAAATCGAAACCGCCCAGCACCGCGGGCTCGAAGCGCTCAATATCGTGGTTCAGTTCAGCCTCGCGGCGCTTTTGCCGGGCGGGCTGCAGGTCATCTTGAGCCTTGTGATGCTCGGCACGGTGCTGAGCCCCGACATTGCACTGATCGTGGTGGTTTATGGCATCGCCTATATCGCGCTCGTGGCACGCGCGACACGGAGAACCCGCGCCCATCTCGACGAGGCGATCGAACACTCACAGGCGAGCTCGCGCTTTATCGGCAATGCCATTTCCAGCATGGACACCCTGCGCCAGTTCAGTTCCGCCCGCTGGATGATCGGCCAGTTCACCACCCGCCAACACTCGGCCCACGAGGCATGGCGACGTTATGCGATGACCCATGTGCGCTATGCCCTGCTGTTCGGGTTGGCGCTGGCGGGCCAGTTCGCGCTGACGCTATGGTTGCTCGTACCCCGGGTCGCCCAAGGCAGCCTTACGGTCGGCGATCTTGTGCTGTTCAATTCTCTGCTACTGCAACTCAATATGCCTTTTCAGATGATGGGGCAGGCCATCCAGCAAATGGCGCAATCGTATTCAAAATTCCTGCCCTTCGCCCGCATGTGGCAGGCCCAGGCCCATGACGACTTCGAGCGCGCCGGAGACTTCACCCTCACCGATGGTACAGTAACCTTTGCCGATGTCGGCTATCTCTACCCCAACGGCCGCGGGGTTCAGGGCGCAAGCTTTGTCGCCCGTCGCGGCACGATCACCTACATCACGGGCGATACAGGCTCGGGCAAATCGACACTGTTCAAGCTGCTGCTCAAATCGATGAGCGCACAATTGGGCACCATAACCGTCGATGGAGTGCCCATCGACGCCGTCTCGCGGGCCGACTGGTTCGCCCATGTCGCCGCAGTGCCCCAAGACGTTGTGTTGCTGAACGATACGCTGGCCACCAATATCGTTCTGGGCCGTACCCGTGACGCGGCCCGTCTGCGCCGCGCGGCCGAACGCGCTGCAGTTCTCGGGTTCATCGAGGGTCTGGAGGATGGCTTTGAAACGGTGGTCGGCGAGCGCGGCCTCAAGCTCTCCGGTGGCGAGCGCCAGCGCATCGCCATTGCCCGCGCGCTCTATGCAGACCCCGCCATCGTGCTGCTCGATGAGGCCAGTTCCGCTCTCGATGCAGATACCGAAAGAGAGATCATGGACCAGTTGCGCCTGATCTGTGATCAGGTGACGATCATCGCCATCACCCACAGGCTCAGCGTTATCGCGTCCCAGGATAGTGTTGTCGCGATCGGTGCCGTCGAACCATAG
- a CDS encoding DUF305 domain-containing protein, giving the protein MKGYGRFFAMIVTSTLVMFGLMYLNTYALDHIFFSETRAYMALLMGATMAIVMLSFMLGMYKNTSLNISIYAVAILVFAGSLYLVRSQATVDEVSWMRAMIPHHSIAILTSENANLSDPRVLDLANRIIEAQRSEIDEMKALIADLE; this is encoded by the coding sequence ATGAAAGGCTACGGTCGCTTCTTTGCCATGATCGTCACCTCGACGCTGGTGATGTTTGGGCTGATGTATCTCAATACCTACGCCCTCGATCATATCTTTTTCAGTGAAACCCGCGCCTACATGGCCCTGCTGATGGGCGCCACCATGGCTATCGTCATGCTCAGCTTCATGCTGGGCATGTACAAGAACACGTCGCTCAACATTTCCATTTACGCCGTTGCCATATTGGTCTTTGCAGGTTCGCTCTATCTGGTGCGTTCGCAAGCCACCGTCGATGAAGTCTCCTGGATGCGTGCGATGATCCCGCATCATTCGATCGCCATCCTCACCAGCGAAAACGCCAATCTTTCCGATCCCCGCGTGCTCGATCTTGCCAACCGCATCATCGAAGCCCAGCGCAGCGAGATTGATGAGATGAAGGCCCTGATCGCCGATCTGGAGTGA
- a CDS encoding YciI family protein encodes MRYMLILHADEVAGAAIPPEQMKAAMDQMGAYAQALEKAGAFIATEALDFASKGSLVSVRDGDTQVQDGPFVESREQFGGYFIIEAANEDEARQWAARCPAAVWGTIEVRRIRDRSEY; translated from the coding sequence ATGCGTTACATGCTCATACTTCACGCTGACGAGGTTGCCGGCGCGGCCATTCCGCCCGAGCAGATGAAGGCCGCCATGGACCAGATGGGGGCCTATGCCCAGGCGCTTGAAAAAGCCGGGGCGTTCATCGCCACCGAAGCCCTCGATTTTGCCTCCAAGGGGTCGCTTGTTTCGGTTCGCGATGGAGACACGCAGGTCCAGGATGGCCCGTTTGTGGAATCCCGTGAACAGTTCGGCGGCTATTTCATCATCGAAGCGGCCAATGAGGATGAGGCGCGCCAATGGGCGGCGCGTTGTCCGGCGGCAGTCTGGGGCACCATAGAGGTCCGGCGCATCCGCGACCGGAGCGAATATTGA
- a CDS encoding RNA polymerase sigma factor, with protein MRPTNPALQAAERVARESYGRLLALLAARTRDIPGAEDALGEALAAALQQWPERGVPANPEAWLVAVARRRQVDAVRRRVVAEAGEEHLAMIASELENGSGGAGTAFPDRRLALMLACTDGGIEPAMRTPLMLQVLLGLTAGEIGAAYLMPPATMAQRLVRAKARIRELGLKFEEPEPDSLADRLPALLDAIYAAFTSDWVGRDSRKRAEEAIWLAQCVVARVPSDPEARGLLALLLYLSARMNAQRDPEGRYVPLAEQDVSRWDHRAIDPAEALLHAANQDGPSGRYQIEAAIQSVHCARRSSGKTDWATIGSLYDLLFALLPSPVVQLNRALARSQTEGAAEVLAEIVQLGQDRRMVPYQPYWAGLARLAADAGDRETALEAYGIAMGLTADPAVRAYLAARRQLLFDG; from the coding sequence TTGAGGCCGACGAACCCGGCACTGCAGGCGGCAGAGCGCGTGGCTCGCGAAAGCTACGGGCGGCTGCTTGCCCTGCTCGCCGCGCGCACTAGGGACATCCCCGGTGCCGAGGATGCGCTGGGTGAAGCGCTGGCGGCGGCATTGCAGCAATGGCCGGAACGGGGTGTTCCGGCCAATCCCGAGGCCTGGCTGGTGGCGGTGGCTCGCCGCAGGCAGGTCGATGCGGTGCGCCGCCGGGTCGTCGCCGAGGCTGGAGAGGAACATCTGGCAATGATTGCGAGTGAACTCGAGAATGGCTCGGGTGGCGCGGGGACGGCCTTTCCGGATCGGCGGCTGGCCCTGATGCTGGCCTGCACCGATGGAGGGATCGAGCCGGCGATGCGCACGCCCTTGATGCTTCAGGTTCTGTTGGGGCTTACGGCCGGAGAGATCGGGGCGGCGTATCTGATGCCCCCGGCGACCATGGCGCAGCGCCTAGTGAGAGCCAAGGCGCGGATCAGGGAGCTGGGCCTTAAGTTCGAAGAGCCCGAGCCCGACAGCCTTGCCGACCGCCTGCCGGCGCTGCTCGATGCAATCTATGCGGCGTTTACCAGCGATTGGGTCGGGCGCGACAGCCGAAAGCGGGCGGAGGAGGCGATCTGGCTGGCGCAATGCGTCGTGGCTCGGGTCCCGTCCGATCCCGAGGCCAGGGGGCTCTTGGCATTGCTTTTGTATCTGAGCGCGCGAATGAATGCGCAGCGCGACCCCGAGGGCCGATATGTTCCGCTCGCCGAACAGGATGTCTCGCGTTGGGACCATCGTGCGATCGATCCGGCGGAGGCTCTGCTGCATGCAGCCAATCAGGACGGGCCGAGTGGGCGCTACCAGATCGAAGCCGCTATCCAGTCGGTCCATTGCGCACGGCGCAGCAGCGGAAAAACCGACTGGGCGACGATCGGCTCGCTCTATGATCTGCTGTTTGCCTTGCTTCCCTCTCCCGTCGTCCAACTCAACAGGGCGCTGGCCCGCAGTCAGACCGAAGGAGCGGCGGAGGTGCTCGCCGAGATCGTCCAACTGGGGCAGGACCGGCGCATGGTGCCTTATCAGCCCTATTGGGCCGGACTCGCACGGCTGGCTGCCGATGCGGGTGACCGGGAAACGGCGCTTGAAGCCTATGGCATTGCCATGGGGCTTACGGCAGATCCGGCGGTGCGCGCTTACCTCGCGGCGCGCCGCCAGCTTCTGTTCGATGGGTAA
- the ychF gene encoding redox-regulated ATPase YchF yields the protein MGFKCGIVGLPNVGKSTLFNALTQTAAAQAANFPFCTIEPNVGEVSVPDERLDKLAEIGKSKEVIPTRLSFVDIAGLVKGASKGEGLGNQFLANIRECDAIAYVLRCFENDDIVHVAGKVDPIADAEVVETELMLADLESLEKRIGGLEKKIRANDKDAKLTLELVNRAKALLEEGKPARHTERAPDEEKAFRELQLLTAKPVLYVCNVDESAAATGNEHTKKVEDYARGHEARTVIICAEIEAELAGLDAADRADYLSSLGLEEPGLNKLIREGYKLLHLQTYFTVGPKEARAWTIPVGTKAPQAAGVIHTDFERGFIRAQTIAYDDFVALGGEVAAKEAGKARDEGKEYVVKDGDVMLFKFNT from the coding sequence ATGGGTTTCAAATGCGGCATCGTCGGTCTGCCCAATGTCGGCAAATCGACGCTTTTCAACGCCCTCACCCAGACTGCTGCGGCGCAGGCCGCGAATTTTCCATTTTGCACCATCGAGCCCAATGTCGGCGAGGTGTCTGTGCCTGATGAGCGGCTCGACAAACTGGCCGAGATTGGAAAGTCCAAGGAAGTCATCCCCACCCGGCTCTCGTTCGTCGACATTGCCGGCCTGGTCAAGGGCGCGTCCAAGGGCGAAGGACTGGGCAACCAGTTTCTCGCCAACATCCGCGAATGCGACGCCATCGCCTATGTGCTGCGCTGCTTTGAAAATGACGACATCGTGCATGTGGCGGGCAAGGTCGACCCTATCGCCGACGCCGAAGTGGTCGAAACCGAACTGATGCTGGCCGATCTCGAAAGCCTCGAAAAGCGCATCGGTGGGCTCGAAAAGAAAATCCGCGCCAACGACAAGGACGCAAAGCTCACCCTTGAACTGGTCAACCGCGCCAAGGCGCTGCTCGAAGAGGGCAAGCCCGCCCGCCATACCGAGCGCGCCCCTGACGAGGAAAAGGCGTTCAGGGAACTCCAGCTCCTCACCGCAAAGCCGGTGCTCTATGTCTGCAATGTCGACGAATCCGCCGCCGCGACCGGCAATGAGCACACCAAAAAGGTCGAGGACTACGCCAGGGGGCACGAGGCTCGCACGGTGATCATCTGCGCCGAGATCGAAGCCGAACTGGCCGGGCTCGATGCAGCCGACCGCGCCGATTACCTCTCCTCGCTCGGACTGGAAGAACCCGGCCTTAACAAGCTGATCCGCGAGGGCTACAAGCTCCTGCACCTTCAGACCTATTTCACCGTCGGCCCCAAGGAAGCCCGCGCCTGGACCATTCCCGTCGGCACCAAGGCACCGCAGGCCGCAGGCGTCATCCACACCGATTTCGAACGCGGCTTCATCCGCGCCCAGACCATCGCCTATGACGATTTCGTCGCGCTGGGTGGCGAAGTGGCCGCCAAGGAAGCGGGCAAGGCACGTGACGAAGGCAAGGAATATGTCGTCAAGGATGGCGACGTGATGCTCTTCAAGTTCAACACCTGA
- the pth gene encoding aminoacyl-tRNA hydrolase, giving the protein MHLIVGLGNPGAEYAAHRHNIGFLAVDEIARQHNFPPFRQKFSALISEGVIDGEKIMLIKPQTFMNRSGDSVAQTAQFYKLAPSDISVIHDELDLAPGKVRVKTGGGNGGHNGLRSIESHLGKDFVRVRLGIGHPGHKDRVHSHVLSNFHKADNEWLEPLLDSLAKNAGLIAKGDAAGLMNKLALALPSAPKAAPATEKPAPRAQSHVRQARQSALQSKVPESGPMADMLKKLFGKKD; this is encoded by the coding sequence ATGCACCTGATTGTAGGGCTCGGCAATCCCGGCGCCGAATATGCCGCTCACCGGCACAATATCGGATTTCTGGCCGTCGACGAGATCGCCCGCCAGCACAATTTCCCGCCTTTCCGCCAGAAATTCTCCGCCCTCATCTCCGAAGGCGTGATCGATGGCGAAAAAATCATGCTGATCAAGCCCCAGACCTTCATGAACCGCTCGGGCGACTCCGTCGCCCAGACTGCCCAGTTCTATAAGCTCGCGCCCTCCGACATCTCGGTTATCCATGACGAACTCGATCTTGCCCCCGGCAAGGTCCGCGTCAAAACCGGCGGCGGCAATGGCGGCCACAACGGATTGCGGTCCATCGAAAGCCATCTGGGCAAGGACTTTGTCCGGGTCCGTCTGGGCATCGGCCATCCGGGTCACAAGGACCGTGTGCATTCCCATGTGCTCTCCAACTTCCACAAGGCCGATAACGAGTGGCTCGAACCCCTGCTCGACTCGCTCGCCAAAAACGCGGGGTTGATCGCCAAGGGTGACGCGGCAGGGCTGATGAACAAGCTTGCGCTTGCCCTCCCTTCGGCGCCCAAGGCCGCACCGGCGACCGAAAAGCCGGCACCAAGGGCCCAAAGCCACGTCCGGCAAGCGCGCCAATCCGCCCTTCAGAGCAAAGTCCCCGAATCCGGCCCCATGGCCGATATGCTCAAAAAGCTGTTCGGGAAAAAGGACTAA
- a CDS encoding 50S ribosomal protein L25/general stress protein Ctc, with the protein MISMSVELKASVRDRVGKGAARELRRQGLVPAVIYGDKKAPLSIAISYKDTFRKIHDGGFLSHVIEIDVDGDKHRVIPKDYQLEPVRDFLVHVDFLRVGKNSTLTVEVPVHFENQEKSPGLKKGGVLNVVRHTVEVTVPADSIPEYLVVDLSKSEVGDSLHISAVDLPKGVVPTITDRDFTIATIAAPSALRSSEGAEDAGADEGEEEKDEE; encoded by the coding sequence ATGATTTCCATGAGCGTCGAGCTGAAGGCTTCGGTGCGGGACCGGGTGGGCAAGGGGGCCGCTCGTGAACTGCGTCGTCAAGGTCTGGTTCCTGCCGTTATTTACGGCGATAAGAAAGCCCCTCTTTCCATCGCGATTTCCTACAAGGACACGTTCCGCAAGATTCATGACGGCGGATTCCTTTCGCACGTCATCGAGATCGATGTGGACGGCGACAAGCACCGCGTGATCCCCAAGGATTACCAGCTTGAGCCCGTGCGCGACTTCCTCGTGCATGTGGACTTCCTGCGCGTGGGCAAGAATTCGACCCTCACGGTCGAAGTTCCGGTCCATTTCGAGAACCAGGAAAAGTCCCCCGGCCTCAAGAAGGGCGGCGTGCTCAACGTCGTGCGTCACACCGTGGAAGTGACCGTCCCGGCCGATTCGATCCCCGAATATCTCGTGGTCGACCTGTCCAAGTCCGAAGTCGGCGACTCGCTGCACATCTCGGCCGTGGATCTGCCCAAGGGCGTTGTCCCGACCATTACCGATCGCGACTTCACCATCGCCACCATCGCGGCACCGTCTGCCCTGCGCTCGTCTGAAGGCGCTGAAGACGCGGGCGCCGATGAAGGCGAAGAAGAAAAAGACGAAGAGTAA